From a region of the Acidimicrobiales bacterium genome:
- a CDS encoding thioesterase family protein, which produces MTDAAYHEAARDFATLMDLEPHGPDVFVGISPVYPWGRLYGGQVVAQALRAAMYTVEPRYAPHSLHAYFIRGGTSDEPVRFEVDRIRNGRSFVTRRVVARQSGGAILNISCSFQVAEQQADSQTRSMPDLEGPEGLGDDEGWGFMLERRYHQYPHGAGRSSGWIRITTPMGDDPGLHTCGLAFTSDTVQFGSINSSHPVERDRSKRHDERFIGASLDHAMWFHRPARADEFHLYEFESHGLVGGRGLAIGNLFSSDGTHVATIAQEVLMRYVGD; this is translated from the coding sequence GTGACCGATGCCGCTTACCACGAAGCCGCCCGCGACTTTGCGACGCTCATGGATCTGGAACCGCACGGTCCCGACGTGTTCGTCGGTATCAGCCCCGTATATCCGTGGGGTCGGTTGTATGGCGGCCAGGTGGTGGCCCAGGCGCTGCGGGCGGCCATGTACACCGTCGAGCCCAGGTACGCGCCGCATTCGTTGCACGCCTATTTCATCAGGGGTGGCACGTCGGACGAGCCGGTGCGATTCGAGGTCGACCGAATACGCAACGGCAGGTCGTTCGTGACCCGCAGGGTGGTGGCACGTCAAAGCGGCGGTGCGATTTTGAACATCTCGTGCTCGTTTCAGGTCGCCGAGCAGCAGGCCGACAGCCAGACCCGATCCATGCCAGACCTGGAGGGCCCCGAGGGCCTGGGCGACGACGAGGGCTGGGGGTTCATGCTCGAGAGGCGCTATCACCAGTATCCCCATGGCGCCGGCCGGTCGTCTGGCTGGATCCGCATAACCACGCCGATGGGCGACGATCCGGGGCTTCATACCTGTGGCCTGGCATTCACGTCCGACACGGTGCAGTTCGGGTCGATCAACTCGTCTCACCCGGTCGAACGCGACCGTTCGAAGAGGCACGACGAGCGCTTCATAGGCGCCAGCCTCGATCATGCGATGTGGTTTCATCGGCCGGCGCGTGCCGACGAGTTCCACTTGTATGAATTCGAGTCGCACGGCTTGGTCGGTGGTCGGGGGCTCGCCATCGGCAACCTGTTCTCGTCCGATGGCACCCATGTGGCGACCATCGCTCAAGAAGTGCTCATGCGCTATGTCGGCGATTAG
- a CDS encoding NAD-dependent malic enzyme produces the protein MSQPRVVTTKLRGRRLIKEPLLAKGTAFTPEEREALLVQGHVPATYETLDDHIRRIDYEYDHIEGDDLARHVYLRALQDRNEILFYAFLQSRLKELMPIVYTPTVGAACQQFSRLYRVPRGMYLCYRDRNRMHEQLASIERDIDVIVVTDGERILGLGDQGVGGMGIPIGKLALYTGVGGIPPERTLSVLLDVGTNNQELLDDPLYLGWRERRVTGDDYESYIETFVEAVKRRFPNALLQWEDFAQHNASPILEKYRDKLLTFNDDIQGTAAVAYAAIKGATRAAGVEVCDQRYLIVGAGSAGTGIAAMLSDAMRRDGIDNPTAQIFLTNSKGLVHDKSDPLAPHQVPFAHPYDEVADWADDDGRIPLEKVFAEVQPTVLVGVSGQPDMFTEEMIRAMATWTDRPIILPLSNPTSKSEAKPADLVEWTDGRALVATGSPFDPVVHGGVTHHIAQANNVYVFPGVGLGAVSIGAKAITDGMLIAAADAVAAAAPSPEVAGAPVLPDIQQVPNVSRSIAAAVARQAVAEGVAPAFDATEIDNRIESYWWEPIYPQIIAI, from the coding sequence ATGAGCCAACCACGCGTCGTAACCACGAAGCTCCGCGGCAGACGTCTCATCAAAGAGCCACTGCTCGCAAAGGGCACCGCATTCACCCCCGAAGAGCGCGAAGCGCTGCTGGTACAGGGCCACGTACCAGCCACCTACGAAACGCTCGACGATCACATCCGGCGAATCGACTACGAGTACGACCACATCGAGGGCGACGACCTGGCCCGACACGTGTACCTGCGGGCCCTCCAGGACCGTAATGAGATCCTGTTCTACGCCTTCCTGCAGAGCCGCCTGAAGGAACTGATGCCAATCGTTTATACGCCCACGGTGGGGGCGGCATGCCAGCAGTTCTCGCGCCTCTACCGAGTACCCAGGGGCATGTACCTGTGCTACCGCGATCGCAACCGGATGCACGAGCAGCTGGCGTCGATCGAGCGCGACATCGACGTCATCGTGGTGACCGACGGCGAGCGCATCCTCGGGCTGGGCGACCAGGGCGTCGGCGGCATGGGTATACCCATCGGCAAGCTCGCCCTGTACACCGGTGTGGGCGGCATCCCGCCCGAGCGGACACTCTCGGTTCTGCTCGACGTGGGCACCAACAACCAGGAACTGCTCGACGACCCCCTGTATCTCGGATGGCGAGAGCGGCGCGTCACCGGCGACGACTACGAGAGCTACATCGAGACCTTCGTCGAGGCCGTCAAGCGCCGCTTCCCCAACGCCTTGTTGCAGTGGGAAGACTTCGCTCAGCACAACGCCAGCCCGATACTCGAGAAGTACCGCGACAAGCTGCTGACCTTCAACGACGACATCCAGGGCACAGCAGCGGTGGCCTACGCTGCCATCAAGGGGGCCACCCGCGCTGCGGGGGTCGAGGTCTGCGACCAGCGCTACCTGATCGTCGGAGCCGGATCGGCCGGTACGGGCATCGCTGCGATGTTGTCCGATGCCATGCGCCGCGACGGCATAGACAACCCGACCGCTCAGATCTTCTTGACCAACAGCAAGGGGCTGGTGCACGACAAGAGCGACCCACTGGCACCTCACCAGGTGCCGTTCGCCCACCCCTATGACGAGGTGGCCGACTGGGCCGACGACGATGGCCGCATCCCGCTGGAGAAGGTGTTCGCCGAGGTTCAACCCACCGTGCTGGTGGGTGTCAGCGGCCAGCCGGACATGTTCACCGAGGAGATGATCAGGGCCATGGCCACGTGGACCGACCGGCCCATCATCCTTCCGTTGTCGAATCCCACCAGCAAGTCAGAGGCCAAGCCCGCAGACCTCGTCGAATGGACCGACGGACGGGCCCTGGTCGCCACCGGGTCGCCGTTCGATCCTGTGGTGCACGGCGGCGTCACCCATCACATCGCCCAGGCCAACAACGTCTATGTCTTCCCTGGTGTGGGCCTGGGTGCGGTGTCGATCGGCGCCAAGGCGATCACCGACGGCATGCTCATCGCCGCGGCCGACGCTGTAGCCGCCGCAGCACCCTCGCCCGAGGTTGCTGGGGCACCCGTGCTGCCCGATATCCAACAGGTACCCAACGTCAGCCGCTCGATAGCGGCAGCCGTCGCCCGCCAGGCCGTCGCGGAAGGCGTGGCTCCGGCGTTCGACGCCACCGAGATAGACAACCGCATCGAGTCATACTGGTGGGAGCCGATCTACCCACAGATAATCGCCATATGA
- a CDS encoding HAD-IG family 5'-nucleotidase, with protein sequence MTSSPVDEPPFTPPGRGIYANRTLNVRSLRAVGFDMDYTLIHYRVDEWERAAFTHALEWLAGQGWPVDDLQFDPDAYTLGLTFDLDLGNLVKATRFGHVVKAQHGTRALGFDEQRTAYAETVIDLAEERFEFMNTLFELSRAALWCQLIDVHDAGRLPGVVSYADLWRQIDRALSSAHQGGRLKAEIVNEPDRFVVPDPELVETLRDMREAGKQLLLITNSDWEYTRQMMAYAVDPFVDEGSWRDLFDIVIVSANKPSFFEGTPPIYRVVDEAESLLRPHFGPLEPGHVYFGGNARLVEQSLGHAAAQMLYVGDHLFGDVHVTKDILRWRTALIAREIEGEVEAANAFAPDEAELAMLMDEKTELERRIARMRLQRRKARSDRARAAEIQSEIDDLVEAAATLDARIGPLAQAAAELGNPAWGPLMRSGIDKSLFARQVERYADVYTSRVSNFGYETPYAYIRAARGSLPHDHR encoded by the coding sequence ATGACATCGAGCCCGGTCGACGAGCCACCGTTCACCCCGCCAGGGCGGGGTATCTATGCCAACCGCACACTGAACGTCCGCTCGCTGCGCGCAGTGGGCTTCGATATGGACTACACGCTGATCCACTATCGGGTCGACGAGTGGGAGCGGGCGGCCTTCACGCACGCACTCGAGTGGCTCGCCGGGCAGGGTTGGCCCGTAGACGATCTGCAGTTCGACCCCGACGCCTACACGCTGGGGCTGACGTTCGACCTCGACCTGGGCAACCTGGTCAAGGCCACCAGGTTCGGCCACGTCGTGAAGGCCCAACACGGCACGCGGGCCCTGGGTTTCGACGAGCAGCGCACGGCCTATGCCGAAACTGTCATCGACCTGGCCGAAGAACGCTTCGAGTTCATGAACACGCTGTTCGAGCTGTCGCGCGCCGCTCTGTGGTGTCAGCTGATCGATGTTCACGACGCCGGGCGGCTTCCGGGTGTGGTCAGCTACGCCGACCTGTGGCGCCAGATAGATCGGGCCCTGTCGTCGGCACACCAGGGCGGCCGCCTCAAGGCCGAGATCGTCAACGAACCCGACCGGTTCGTGGTGCCCGACCCCGAGCTCGTCGAGACCTTGCGCGACATGCGTGAGGCGGGCAAGCAGCTGCTGCTGATAACCAACTCCGACTGGGAATACACCCGCCAGATGATGGCCTACGCCGTCGACCCATTCGTCGACGAGGGCTCGTGGCGCGACCTGTTCGACATCGTCATCGTGTCGGCCAACAAGCCGTCGTTCTTCGAAGGCACCCCACCCATCTATCGGGTGGTCGACGAGGCCGAGTCACTGCTGCGTCCACACTTCGGTCCGCTCGAGCCCGGCCACGTGTACTTCGGTGGCAACGCCAGGCTGGTCGAGCAGAGCCTCGGTCACGCCGCCGCCCAGATGCTGTATGTCGGAGACCATCTGTTCGGTGATGTGCACGTCACCAAGGACATCCTCAGGTGGCGGACGGCGCTGATCGCCCGCGAGATCGAGGGCGAGGTAGAGGCGGCCAACGCGTTCGCCCCCGACGAAGCAGAGCTGGCGATGCTGATGGACGAAAAGACCGAGCTCGAGCGCCGCATCGCACGAATGCGGCTGCAGCGTCGCAAGGCGCGCTCGGATAGGGCCCGAGCCGCCGAGATCCAAAGCGAGATCGACGATCTGGTCGAGGCCGCAGCAACACTCGACGCCCGGATCGGGCCCCTGGCCCAGGCCGCGGCCGAGTTGGGCAACCCCGCCTGGGGACCGTTGATGCGAAGCGGCATAGACAAGAGCCTCTTCGCCCGCCAGGTCGAGCGCTACGCAGACGTGTACACGTCGCGGGTCTCGAACTTCGGCTACGAAACGCCCTACGCGTACATCAGGGCGGCGCGGGGCTCACTGCCCCACGACCACCGCTGA
- a CDS encoding FN3 associated domain-containing protein: MKKLSGKRSLAILLALAVVVTQLGRDEPPADAGVFEQATPGSYAEIWAPHSEYTGGIADETTCTNTAANNSWYLEPVKGCPKTLTVTLPADVGTATKAELFLDVWVGRVDHIVRYSINGGPTRTVNAGYDNSRTPVVLDVPVTELQAGANTVTFSVNNSKYHIHDMAFRLYGVGGTFPSGGSLNSVGGVSAAAGGVLDVTGTEQVTITATVPGADRVEFIAYYDGYDEDNDGQTTDWHAFTRMNFNPGGKPSTGYTIPPEGGTIGHIGTDLNDGDDNYSVTWDTSLIASQSGVKIKARAVKARSGGRLDITDAIGGVSGSFEISRSSYLVEYFRDPDFTDFALHLDGTRPDSGTRSMDLPSDLSDWQSVQMMGLYWGSPSISWNGGTPTSAFNFINNGNPANDDVWDLSVIDVDLGDLAAGTNEITYGYQTEPYDYGQHIEEPGPMLIVKRAGELRIYQQPQSQTALDGQQVTLSVDTSSLAAVSYQWTLDGVDIAGADQPTYTFVADFGAGASQDYRVRVTDGADTLTSQVATLTVVEDAFQGDDFSDPVASGALWDQVDSIGDSRFVYTGEQAILSVPESAVSHEPWTAGNRAPTLRQALSNTDFDIHAAFESTPSAAYQMQGVVVAGPGAFLRFNVHHNGTNLVAFAGRVAGGSGSTKLSKSVSPDQAGHIRVQRVGNTYTMYTSADGSSWNSVGSFTDSLAVTEFGPFGGNAVSGASAPAYHAVVDFVQPVPAPAETESDTTPAVISNAEVIAGSTSVTVRWATNEPSTGVVGYTIGAVAETRTSDVLAYEHEVLVSGLSPETTYSFAIEAEDFNGNTSQSSVQGTTLAPGEGGTVFDVWFGDEQDFGQLGLAQRWVNVLGRVSDPQGVSTLSYRLNGGAPVAMQLGADGRRLHGAGDFNADLLVADLVPGENTVEFTAVDATGDSTSHVVIVNWTPGVEWALPWVVDWSEVASVTDAVQPVDGYWAKASGGLAITNVDDGYDRIVAVGDVTWEQYEVTVPFMVNSIAPGADDSPSNGPGVGIIMRWNGHNDSVDPGSQPLVGFKADGASPTPFGAFALWRDPAGAQDDQIQLLDEDASLVRTDLDAPLSLGVEYTMRARVDGTTPATYRFKMWRSDQPEPAGWDVSWTAAGDAQDPTGGSLALVAHEVDAVFGDVVVTPAGPVDAAAPTISPAESVIHFGDTISLTSAEAGATMFYTTDGTTPTATSNRYTGPFSISGTQVVVNAIAMRDGADPSPVATRTYDINLAPVVDAGAGSTITMGSAASLSGTVTDDALTPGVTITWSRQSGPGTVSFANPSAAITTATFSAPGTYVLELTADDGLGTASDTVSVVVEGARVGYWMLDAQGRVYAFGDGELIVPTGSKAPVTGPAVKILENPSGAGLWILEENGTVHALGGAPHHGNVDTSGFIPGEKPATMAPMPGGNGYFVFTTVGRVIAFGTAKHHGDLVEMGLAEVLVGPIVDSSALPDGSGYYMVGSDGGIFAFGNAEFAGSVPQVVSGPLDSPVNGLVADPDGRGYWLVAGDGGVFAFDAAFVGSLPGVLPPGTQLVSPVNGLVPYGDGYLMVAGDGGIFNFSSLEFLGSLGGVNIPAPIVGVAPVA; encoded by the coding sequence ATGAAGAAGCTCTCTGGTAAGCGATCACTTGCCATTTTGCTCGCACTTGCCGTCGTGGTGACTCAGCTGGGGCGAGACGAACCACCTGCAGACGCCGGCGTGTTCGAGCAGGCCACGCCGGGCTCGTATGCCGAGATCTGGGCGCCGCACAGCGAATACACGGGCGGTATTGCCGACGAGACGACATGCACCAACACGGCTGCCAACAACTCGTGGTATCTCGAGCCGGTCAAGGGCTGCCCGAAGACCCTGACGGTGACCCTTCCGGCCGATGTCGGCACCGCGACCAAGGCCGAACTGTTCTTGGACGTATGGGTGGGCCGCGTCGACCACATCGTTCGCTACAGCATCAATGGCGGCCCGACCCGAACGGTAAACGCCGGCTATGACAACAGCCGCACGCCGGTGGTGCTCGACGTTCCCGTCACCGAACTCCAGGCGGGCGCCAACACCGTCACTTTCAGCGTCAACAATTCGAAATACCACATCCACGACATGGCATTTCGTCTGTACGGCGTGGGTGGCACCTTCCCATCGGGCGGGAGCCTCAACTCGGTGGGCGGTGTGTCCGCGGCCGCCGGCGGTGTTCTCGACGTCACCGGAACCGAGCAGGTCACCATCACCGCTACTGTGCCCGGCGCCGACCGTGTCGAGTTCATCGCCTACTACGACGGCTACGACGAAGACAACGACGGTCAGACCACCGACTGGCACGCCTTCACCCGCATGAACTTCAATCCGGGAGGCAAGCCGTCTACCGGCTACACCATTCCGCCCGAGGGCGGAACGATCGGCCACATCGGCACAGACCTCAACGACGGCGACGACAACTATTCGGTCACCTGGGACACCAGCCTCATCGCGTCCCAGAGCGGAGTGAAGATCAAGGCTCGCGCAGTGAAGGCCCGCAGCGGTGGGCGCCTCGACATAACCGACGCCATCGGCGGCGTGTCCGGCAGCTTCGAGATTTCTCGCTCCAGCTATCTGGTCGAGTACTTCCGCGACCCCGACTTCACCGACTTCGCGCTTCACCTCGACGGAACCAGGCCCGACTCGGGCACCCGGTCGATGGACCTGCCTTCGGACTTGTCAGACTGGCAGAGCGTCCAGATGATGGGTCTGTACTGGGGCAGCCCCTCGATCAGCTGGAATGGCGGAACACCCACCTCGGCGTTCAACTTCATCAACAACGGCAACCCGGCCAACGACGACGTCTGGGACCTGTCGGTGATCGATGTGGACCTGGGCGATCTGGCCGCTGGGACAAACGAGATCACCTACGGGTATCAAACCGAGCCCTACGACTATGGCCAGCACATAGAAGAGCCCGGGCCCATGCTGATCGTCAAGCGTGCCGGCGAGCTGCGGATCTACCAGCAGCCGCAGTCTCAGACCGCACTCGACGGCCAACAGGTGACCCTTTCGGTCGACACGTCGTCGCTGGCTGCGGTCTCGTACCAGTGGACACTCGACGGGGTCGACATCGCAGGTGCCGATCAGCCCACCTATACCTTCGTCGCCGACTTCGGCGCCGGTGCGTCGCAGGACTATCGGGTGCGCGTCACCGACGGCGCCGACACGTTGACCAGCCAGGTGGCAACGCTGACCGTGGTCGAGGATGCGTTCCAGGGCGATGACTTCAGCGATCCGGTGGCCTCGGGTGCGCTGTGGGACCAGGTCGACTCGATCGGCGACTCGAGGTTCGTGTACACGGGCGAGCAGGCGATCCTGTCGGTGCCCGAATCGGCCGTGAGCCACGAGCCGTGGACTGCCGGAAACCGGGCTCCGACGCTTCGTCAGGCCCTCAGCAACACCGATTTCGACATCCATGCCGCCTTCGAATCGACACCTTCTGCGGCCTATCAGATGCAGGGCGTGGTAGTGGCGGGGCCAGGAGCCTTCCTTCGCTTCAACGTTCACCACAACGGAACGAACCTGGTGGCCTTCGCCGGACGAGTCGCTGGTGGCAGCGGTTCGACCAAGCTCAGCAAGTCGGTGTCGCCAGACCAGGCCGGCCACATAAGGGTTCAGCGGGTCGGCAATACCTACACGATGTACACCTCTGCCGACGGTTCGTCGTGGAACAGCGTCGGGTCGTTCACCGATTCACTGGCGGTCACCGAGTTCGGCCCCTTCGGCGGCAACGCTGTCTCGGGTGCAAGCGCCCCGGCCTATCACGCCGTAGTCGACTTCGTTCAGCCGGTTCCGGCGCCTGCCGAGACCGAGTCGGACACCACCCCGGCCGTCATCTCCAACGCCGAGGTCATCGCCGGGTCGACGTCTGTCACCGTCAGGTGGGCAACGAACGAACCCTCGACCGGTGTTGTCGGCTACACGATCGGAGCCGTCGCCGAGACGCGTACCTCCGACGTGTTGGCCTACGAGCACGAGGTGCTGGTGTCGGGATTGTCGCCGGAGACCACCTACTCGTTCGCCATCGAGGCTGAAGACTTCAATGGCAACACATCACAGTCGTCGGTGCAGGGAACCACCCTTGCCCCAGGAGAAGGCGGAACCGTCTTCGACGTGTGGTTCGGCGACGAACAGGACTTCGGCCAGCTTGGCTTGGCGCAGCGTTGGGTGAACGTCCTGGGCCGCGTCAGCGACCCCCAGGGTGTCAGCACATTGTCGTACCGGCTGAACGGTGGCGCCCCGGTTGCAATGCAACTCGGCGCAGATGGCCGTCGACTGCACGGCGCCGGCGACTTCAACGCCGACCTGTTGGTTGCCGACCTGGTGCCAGGCGAGAACACCGTCGAGTTCACCGCAGTGGACGCCACAGGCGACAGCACGTCCCATGTAGTCATCGTCAATTGGACACCCGGGGTCGAGTGGGCTCTGCCGTGGGTTGTCGACTGGTCTGAGGTCGCCAGCGTCACAGACGCCGTGCAGCCTGTTGACGGATATTGGGCCAAGGCCAGCGGAGGCTTGGCCATAACCAACGTCGACGACGGCTACGACCGCATCGTGGCCGTGGGCGATGTCACCTGGGAGCAGTACGAGGTGACGGTCCCGTTCATGGTCAACTCGATCGCTCCGGGCGCCGACGACTCACCGTCGAACGGGCCTGGCGTCGGCATCATCATGCGCTGGAACGGCCACAACGACAGCGTCGATCCAGGGTCGCAGCCCTTGGTCGGGTTCAAGGCCGACGGCGCCAGCCCCACTCCGTTCGGTGCCTTCGCACTGTGGCGCGACCCGGCGGGGGCCCAGGACGATCAGATCCAACTGCTCGACGAGGACGCGTCGCTGGTGCGCACCGATCTCGATGCTCCGCTGTCGCTGGGCGTCGAGTACACGATGCGAGCCCGGGTAGACGGCACCACACCGGCGACCTACCGCTTCAAGATGTGGCGCTCGGATCAGCCCGAGCCCGCCGGCTGGGACGTCTCGTGGACGGCGGCGGGTGACGCCCAGGACCCGACGGGCGGTTCGCTGGCCTTGGTCGCCCACGAGGTCGATGCCGTGTTCGGCGACGTCGTCGTGACCCCGGCCGGTCCGGTCGATGCTGCCGCGCCGACGATTTCGCCTGCCGAGTCTGTCATTCACTTCGGTGACACCATCTCGCTGACGTCGGCCGAAGCCGGTGCCACGATGTTCTACACGACCGATGGCACCACACCGACGGCGACCAGCAACAGGTACACCGGTCCGTTCAGCATCTCTGGCACCCAGGTCGTGGTGAATGCGATCGCGATGCGAGACGGAGCCGATCCCAGCCCCGTTGCAACGAGAACCTACGACATCAACCTTGCCCCGGTCGTCGACGCCGGAGCGGGGTCGACCATCACGATGGGCTCGGCGGCATCGCTTTCGGGCACGGTGACCGACGATGCGCTGACGCCGGGTGTCACCATCACCTGGAGCCGTCAGTCGGGTCCCGGCACCGTCAGTTTCGCCAATCCGTCGGCGGCCATCACAACAGCAACCTTCAGTGCGCCGGGCACCTATGTGCTCGAACTCACAGCAGACGATGGCCTCGGAACCGCATCCGACACCGTTTCGGTGGTGGTCGAGGGAGCTCGGGTCGGCTACTGGATGCTCGATGCCCAGGGCCGTGTCTATGCATTCGGCGACGGCGAGCTGATCGTACCCACGGGTTCGAAGGCGCCGGTCACCGGACCGGCGGTGAAGATCCTCGAGAACCCCTCGGGTGCGGGCCTGTGGATCCTCGAGGAGAACGGAACCGTTCACGCCCTCGGCGGTGCGCCCCACCACGGAAACGTCGACACCAGCGGGTTCATCCCGGGGGAGAAGCCGGCCACGATGGCTCCGATGCCGGGCGGCAACGGCTACTTCGTATTCACCACGGTCGGACGCGTCATCGCCTTTGGTACCGCAAAGCACCACGGCGACCTCGTCGAGATGGGCCTGGCCGAGGTGCTGGTCGGACCCATCGTCGACAGCTCGGCTCTTCCGGATGGCTCTGGCTACTACATGGTCGGAAGCGACGGCGGCATCTTCGCCTTCGGAAACGCCGAGTTCGCCGGGTCGGTGCCCCAGGTCGTCAGCGGGCCGCTCGATTCGCCCGTCAACGGGCTGGTCGCGGATCCTGACGGCAGGGGCTACTGGCTGGTAGCAGGCGATGGTGGCGTATTTGCTTTCGACGCCGCCTTCGTGGGCTCGCTGCCAGGCGTTCTGCCACCGGGCACCCAGCTGGTTTCGCCCGTAAACGGGCTGGTTCCTTATGGCGACGGCTATTTGATGGTCGCCGGCGATGGAGGCATCTTCAACTTCAGCTCGCTCGAGTTCCTCGGATCTCTCGGAGGGGTGAACATCCCCGCTCCGATAGTGGGGGTGGCTCCGGTGGCCTGA
- a CDS encoding sulfotransferase has product MDDLVVIGAMKSATTTVYSWLAPHPQIRQSAGKEVNFYNDDRLWAKGFDWYEQQFEPAGTVRFDCSPNYSKRHLWPDVANRMFADNRSASIVYVVREPYDRVVSHYIHSVAAGREARGFDQVLDDADNEYIAATRYMWQLEPFLERAGFVSVLRFDDVVRDPAGVLGALLQSLGLDPTLGEPVTSGRNESSSKTRPSALARRIPRSRSLLRRINTSLAERPIVKPDKTPDRVGRVRELLRDDLARLNESGLVDITDWLA; this is encoded by the coding sequence GTGGACGATCTTGTAGTCATCGGAGCAATGAAGTCGGCCACGACGACCGTGTACTCGTGGTTGGCGCCGCATCCCCAGATCAGGCAGTCGGCCGGCAAGGAAGTCAACTTCTACAACGACGATCGTCTTTGGGCCAAAGGGTTCGACTGGTACGAACAGCAGTTCGAACCCGCCGGCACCGTGCGTTTCGACTGCTCACCCAACTACTCGAAGCGCCACCTGTGGCCCGATGTGGCGAACCGTATGTTCGCCGACAACCGCTCGGCTTCGATCGTGTACGTGGTGCGCGAGCCCTACGACCGCGTTGTCAGTCACTACATCCATTCCGTTGCGGCCGGGCGCGAGGCCCGCGGTTTCGACCAGGTGCTCGACGACGCCGACAACGAGTACATCGCGGCCACGCGCTATATGTGGCAACTCGAGCCGTTCCTCGAGCGGGCCGGCTTCGTGTCGGTTCTGAGGTTCGACGACGTGGTCCGCGATCCGGCTGGTGTCCTGGGGGCCTTGCTGCAGTCGCTCGGGCTCGACCCAACTCTCGGCGAGCCGGTCACGAGCGGCCGCAACGAGTCGTCTTCGAAGACCCGACCTTCGGCACTCGCTCGTCGGATTCCGCGTTCGCGTTCGTTGCTGCGCCGGATCAACACCTCGCTGGCCGAGCGCCCGATAGTCAAGCCCGACAAGACCCCCGATCGGGTCGGTCGTGTTCGTGAGCTTCTTCGCGATGACTTGGCGCGTCTGAACGAGTCGGGTCTCGTCGATATCACCGACTGGCTCGCCTGA
- a CDS encoding polysaccharide deacetylase family protein, with the protein MTFSFDDGYQGVGRYAAPILSEAGTTGLAAINPPFTDGETTFWRSQLCWLASNGHVELVAAELGVSPDRVRDQTMDRFDLKSVARIDEMYRRLSDGHPVVNHNRLYMSWDEIVELQREGWEIANHSSDHYPLLEASGLDQTAEQFERAEVRLREKLGAETTVWVAPFDRSGRRAPGAVEWFGSAAGSRHIVLVGDEANQPSSATTPEQRSTLTISRINPPLAGANSLLESMARAALKSKEIA; encoded by the coding sequence GTGACGTTCAGCTTCGATGACGGATATCAAGGCGTCGGCAGGTATGCCGCACCGATCCTGAGCGAGGCAGGTACGACCGGCCTGGCGGCAATCAACCCGCCGTTCACCGACGGTGAGACGACCTTTTGGCGGTCGCAGCTGTGCTGGCTTGCCTCCAACGGTCATGTCGAACTCGTCGCCGCCGAGCTGGGCGTCAGCCCCGACCGCGTGCGAGACCAGACGATGGACCGGTTCGATCTCAAATCGGTCGCCCGGATCGATGAGATGTACCGAAGGCTCAGCGACGGTCACCCCGTGGTGAACCACAACCGTCTGTACATGAGCTGGGACGAAATCGTCGAACTGCAACGCGAGGGCTGGGAGATCGCCAACCACAGCTCGGATCACTATCCCCTGCTGGAGGCCTCAGGCCTGGATCAGACGGCCGAACAGTTCGAACGGGCCGAGGTGCGCCTGCGCGAGAAGCTCGGCGCCGAAACAACCGTTTGGGTGGCTCCCTTCGATCGGTCTGGGCGGCGTGCGCCAGGCGCGGTCGAGTGGTTCGGCTCGGCTGCGGGCTCCAGACACATCGTGTTGGTGGGAGACGAGGCCAACCAACCATCGTCGGCAACGACTCCGGAGCAACGGTCGACCCTCACCATTTCTCGTATCAACCCGCCGCTGGCCGGCGCCAACAGCCTGCTGGAGTCGATGGCCAGAGCCGCTCTCAAATCCAAGGAAATCGCCTGA